GTCCACGGCCAGGCGACTGGGTCGTGCCTGGTCAGAGGGATCGGAAGAACGCCGTCAGCTGCTCCGCGCACTCCGGCTCCAGGACGCCCGCGATGACCTCCGGGCGGTGGTTCAGGCGGCGGTCGCGGATCACGTCCCAGAGGGATCCCGCCGCGCCGGCCTTCTCGTCGCGGGCGCCGTAGACGACGCGGGCGACGCGGGACTGGACCAGGGCGCCCGCGCACATCGTGCAGGGCTCCAGTGTGACCACCAGGGTGCAGCCGGTCAGGCGCCATGCGCCGAGGGCCTCGGCCGCCCGGCGCAGGGCCAGGATCTCGGCGTGCGCGGTCGGGTCGCCGGTGGCCTCGCGCTCGTTGTGTCCGGTCGCCAGCTCGGTGCCGTCGGGGCCGAGCACGACGGCGCCG
This sequence is a window from Streptomyces parvus. Protein-coding genes within it:
- the tadA gene encoding tRNA adenosine(34) deaminase TadA, with the protein product MRRALAEAARAASAGDVPVGAVVLGPDGTELATGHNEREATGDPTAHAEILALRRAAEALGAWRLTGCTLVVTLEPCTMCAGALVQSRVARVVYGARDEKAGAAGSLWDVIRDRRLNHRPEVIAGVLEPECAEQLTAFFRSL